The nucleotide window TAAAAAAGCAGTTCAGATGTTGCCGTTTTTTAATTTTTACTTTAACACAATGGCAGTGATCATTATAAGAGTTATTGTATCTACATTTTTTGCGGCAATGGCGGCATATGCTTTTGCAAGATTAAAATTTCCGGGAAGAGATGTTCTGTTTATGCTTGTTTTATTACAGATGATGGTACCTTCTCAAATATTTGTAATACCTCAATATTTGATAGCCCATAAATTGGGAATATTGAACAGTATTTCCGCATTGGTACTTCCGGGGATTGTAACTGCATTCGGAACATTTTTATTGAGACAGTTTTTTATGGGGCTGCCTGTAGAATTGGAAGAAGCTGCTATTATTGACGGAGCAAACCAATGGCAAATATTTACTCAGGTTATGCTTCCTCTAGCTAGATCGGGAATGATTTCGTTAAGTATATTTACTGCTTTATTTGCATGGAAAGAACTAATGTGGCCTTTGATTGTAAATACCGATCTGGATAAAATGCCTCTTTCGGCAGGCTTGGCACAGTTAATAGGACAGTTTAACACAAATTATCCTGTATTGATGGCAGGATCAGTATTTGCTATAATACCGATGGTAGTAATATTTATGATTTTCCAAAAACAGTTTATAAGCGGTGTGGCACTTAATGGAGGAAAATAAGAATTGATAATAATATACTGAAAATAAAAAAGGAGATTTCAAAAAATGATAAAATACAGTGAAAAAAGCCGGGAATTTTATCTCGGTAATGAGCATATAAGTTATATAATCGGAATACTCCAAAACGGTCATTTGGGACAATATTATT belongs to Pseudoleptotrichia goodfellowii and includes:
- a CDS encoding carbohydrate ABC transporter permease codes for the protein MKKYGYKDKNKIIVHILLIIGALFMTGPFVWTMLTSFKTLPESISVPPTIFPKNYNFDNYKKAVQMLPFFNFYFNTMAVIIIRVIVSTFFAAMAAYAFARLKFPGRDVLFMLVLLQMMVPSQIFVIPQYLIAHKLGILNSISALVLPGIVTAFGTFLLRQFFMGLPVELEEAAIIDGANQWQIFTQVMLPLARSGMISLSIFTALFAWKELMWPLIVNTDLDKMPLSAGLAQLIGQFNTNYPVLMAGSVFAIIPMVVIFMIFQKQFISGVALNGGK